The genomic segment CCGAGGGGGTTGCCCACCTCGATGACCGGCTGCAGGGCCGTGAGGGCGAGGGCCTTGTCGGCGATCGCCGCGGCCGCGACCGTGCCAGCCGAGACTTTCAAGAATTGCCGTCGTGATAAGAACATCGTCTACACCTCCTGAATGAAGTTCTCCGAGTCCGTCGCGATCCTACCGTCCGATTTCCTGGGCCATCACCTCCCTCCATCCCACGCATCTTCAGTCCCCACCATCACAGGCAGACTCGTTGGGTGGCCGTGTAGCTCAGCAAGCTTGCTGCCAGCGAACTCACTTTACGACTCTAAAGTGATCGGCATGCATAACACATGGATTTCAAATAGAAATTTTTAGTTATTTGGAGGGGATTCGACGAAGGGACGACAAAGAATTTGTAGCGGTCGAATACCGGACTATGCAACCGCGAGGGACAAGCAAATTTTGTCCAGCCTGATCAGATAGTTATGGAAAGAATAAATATTTGTGCGAATCGAAACTCGGAGTGAACGGGCTGGTTGAAGCAGGCCGGCCAGCTTGTGAAATCCTGGAATGTCACGAGAGGGAAACGAAGCTTCTGGCGAGGTCTGCTCAGAAACCTGGGGGGAAGGTTCCTGCGTCACGAAACGGAAACCGACCGGTGGCGGGACGTCTTCTTAGGAGGTGTTCGATCCGCCCCGCTCCAAATACTGCTTCATCAGGAGGGAGAAGTGCTGGCGGGGAATGCCGCTGTCCTCCGCCGCCTTGGTGATATGCCCTCCGTGCATCGCGAGCTTGGTCTTCAGGTACGCGCTGGTGAACTCCGCCAACGCTTTCTTCTTGGCCTGCATGTACGGCATCGTGGCGTAGGCCGTGCCGTCCGTCGCTTCGCCGGTCTGTTTGACGGGGGGCAACAGGGCGGCGATCTCATGGCCGCTCACGGCCTCCTCGGTCGCCAGCATGACCGCCCGTTCGACGACGTTCCGCAGCTCCCGGACGTTGCCCGGCCACGAATAGGCCACGAGCTCGCTGATCGCCGACGCATCCAGGTAGCAGCGCGGCTTGCCCATCTCGCGGCCGAACTGCGCTACGAAGTGACGGGCAATGACCGGAACGTCCTCGGTCCTCGCACGCAGGGGCGGGACCGAAATGGCCAGGACCGCGAGGCGGTAATAGAGGTCTTTCCGGAACGTGCCGGCGCGAACTTTCTCCTCCAGATCCTGATTGGTGGCCGCAATGAACCGCATGTCCACCCGCTTCACGCGCGTGCCGCCGACCGGGCGGACTTCGTTGTCCTCCAAGACCCGCAGCAGCTTGGTCTGCAGCATCAAGGGCAGATCGCCGATTTCGTCCAGGAACACGGTGCCGCCGTCTGCGAGCTCGATCAAGCCGGGCTTGTCCGCGACCGCGCCGGTGAACGCGCCGCGCACGTGCCCGAACAACTCGCTCTCCACCATCCCTTCGGGCACCGTCGTGCAATCGATCACCTGATACGGCTTGTCCCGCTCACGGCTCTGTTCGTGAATCGCCCGGGCGATCAGCCCCTTGCCGGTTCCGGTCTCCCCCGTAATCAGGACCGTGGAGCGCACCTGCGCCGCCTCGCGGATCTGACGCATCACGACCTGAAACGCGTCGCTGGCTCCCACCAGCCCGCCCGAGCGCATCTCCTGGCGGACGATGCGCTCGAAGGCCGAATGGCGCCGGAGAATTTCCGAGATCCTGATGGCCCGGTGCAGCCTCATGCCCAGATCGGTCGGATTGACCGGCTTGAGGATGTAGTCGTAGGCGCCGCGGCGCATGGCGTCCACCGCGGTGGGGATCCCGCTCATGCGCGTAACGACGAGGACCGGCAGGTTCCGATCAATCTCCTGGATGTGGCTGACGAGATCCAAGCCGCTTTCCCCCGGGAGAACCATGTCGGTGAGGACCAGATCCACCGGCTGCTCGCTCAGGAGACGCAACGCGCCCTCGGCGGTCGCCCGCACCTCCAGCTTCAGCTCCCCCTCGATCGCCTTCAGGTCCGCCTGCTCGATCGCATGCAGGAGCAGTTCGGTATCCGACGGATCGTCCTCGACGAGGAGGATCGTGAAGGACGCCCGAGCCGTGCGGATAGCCGATGAAGACCCGATGCCCAGACTGCTCATAGACGCGATCCCTCCCGAAACCGGCTCCGAGACTCCATCGTCATTTCGCCTTATCCGCCGCGACCGCCGGCCGGATCGCGCCCGGAACGGTCCCGGTCTCTCCCGCCGGGGAAGTCCCGAGGCTGAAATCGGCCAGCACCGGCAGCGTGAACCGGAACGTGCTGCCGGCCGGCTCGTTCGATTCGACCCAGACTCGCCCTCCGTAAAGCTCGACGATCCGCTTGACGATGGCCAACCCGATCCCGCTGCCCTGAGCCATCGCGGGGTTGAGCCGGACGAACGGCTCGAAGACCCGTTCCCGGTCCTTGGGCGGAATGCCGACCCCGTTGTCGCTGACCGAAAACCGCACCCGGTCCCCTTGGCGCTCGGCCGTGATCCGAATCTCGGAATCCGGCCGGTCCCCGCAGAACTTGACCGAGTTCGAGATCAGGTTGTCGAGCACCTGCCGCAGGTAGGCGCGATGGCAGGCCACCATCGGCAAGCCGTTCTCATAGTGGACCTGCACCCGCCGCCCATCGAGATCGCCGGCCCTGGACTTCAGCACCTCGTCCAGCGCCAACGCGGGATCAACGGCCTGCACCGCCTCCCGGTGCCCGCCGATCCTGGCCACCTCCAGGATGTTCTCGACCCGCTCGATCAGCTGCCTGCCGTTTTGCTCGATCAGCCGCAGCCACTTGGTCGCCCGCTCGTCCAGCTTGCCGCCGTACTCCGCCAGCAGGACGGAGGCCAGCCCTTCCATCCGCTCCCCCGGCCCCTTGAGGTCGTGCGCGAGGGTTTCGGCCAGATGCTCCAGTTGCCGGAGGCGCTGTTCCAGCCCCTTTTCCTTCTGCTGCGCGGCTTCGTAGAGGTGGGCGTTGGCGATCGCCACGGCCGCCTCGTCCGCGAAGCCCTTGGCCAGTCGCAGGTTCCACTCCTCCCGACGCACCGGACGATTTTGCAGCAGCACCAGCACGCCGAACGGCTCGCCCCGCGACAGGAGCGGGACCGAGAGCATGCTCTGCCCGATCAGGTTGCGCCGGACCACCTCCGGCCGCATGTCGCTCCGCAGGTCTTCGCCGAAGGCCGGCCGCCTGGTCTCGAACGCCTCTACCGAGATCGGGAACTCTTCCCACAACATGACCGACTTGCGGAGCCGCTCGTTCCAGTCACCCGATGCCGCCTCGATGATCCAGCACCCCATCTTCTCGCTATGCAGCATGACGAGGCAGACGTCCGCCCGAAGCAGCTCGGCGGCCCGCTGGGTAATGCGCCAGAGCACCCCCTCCAGCCCGTCCGGGCCGATCATGTTGATCTCGTGCCCGATCGCGTTGATGGCCTCCAGTTCCTTGAGGGACTGCCGGATGCGGCCGGCCATCTCCTCGAAGGCCCGGGCCAACTGCCCGATCTCATCGGACGAACGGATCGCGATCGGGGCCGCCTCGCTCCGCTCCGCCTGGCCGCCCAAGGCCGTGACCGATTCCCGCAACACCCCCAGCGGCCCGGTGATGGACCGCGTGAGCAGCCGAGCGCCCAGGAAGCCCACCAGCAGCCCGCCGGCGACCGCCGCCAGCAGGCCCCTGAAAGCGCGCTGGGCCAGTTCCGCCTGCCGGACTTCGAACCTCTTGAGTTCTCCGTCCAGCCGATCCTCGATGGCTCGGAACTCGTCGCGCAGGGCGTCGGAGAGCGCCAATCCCTGCCCCGACCGGACGTATTGCAGGACCTCCTCCTCGCGGCCCGCCTTGAACCGTCTGATGAGGTCGTGTTTCGACTCCAGCAGGGCGGCCAGCCTCCGGCTCGCCGCCTGAGCCTCGGCCGCCAGCCCCGGCGCCTCCGCCAGCGGAATCATGGTGTCGCCTTCTGTCGCGGCGAGCCTCGATTCGGCCTCCTCCATCGGCGTCAGGAACCGTTCCTGCCGGGTCAGCAAATACCCGCGAAACCCGTCCTCGATCGTGACGACGAGGCGGCGGAGCACGTGGATCCGGTCGTGGGCGAGGACCGTCTGGCGGTACTGCTCCTGGACGGCCAGGAGCTGGTTGACCAGCGTAACCTGGACGATCAAGGCAGCCGCCAGCGGGACGAACACCATCAAGAGGATGGTCCACACCTTCTGCTGCACGCGCAGCCGGCTCCACCAGCCCGGGCCGATCCATTCGCCGATCCCGCTCATCCGGCGTTCTCCTCCGTTCCGTCGCCCGATATGCCACGGAGTAAGTCGAAACGTCGAGTCATGCTAATTCCCGCCCCATGCCCTGTCAAGCCGCGCCTGATCGAGCCGGAGCGGCCGGTCCGGTCGGGACGGGCCGGCCCGGCACCCGCGGCGATCTCGGTGCTTTCTCCCTCCTCGCTCTTGTGCCATAATGGGCGCATGATTCTGAAGCGTTGGCTGGTCGGGCTTCCCCTCAAGACCACGCAGGCGCACCACGAACGGCTCTCCAAGCGTCTCGCCCTGGCGGTCTTCGCCTCCGACCCCCTCTCTTCCGTCGCCTACGCCACCGAGGAAATCCTCCTGATCCTGGTCCTGGCCGGGGCCGCGGTCGTGTCGTGGTCCATCCCGCTCAGCCTCGCGATCGTTCTGCTCCTCGCCATCGTCACGATGTCGTACCGGCAGATCATCTTCGAATATCCCGAAGGCGGGGGGGCCTACGTCGTGGCCAAATCCAACCTGGGCGAGCTGCCCGGGCTGACCGCGGCCGCGGCGCTGATGATTGACTACGTGTTGACGGTCGCGGTCAGCATCGCCGCCGGCGTCGCCGCGATCACGTCCGCCCTCCCTTCGCTATTCCCGCATCGCGAGGCCCTCTGCCTGCTGGCCGTCCTGCTCGTGCTCGTCATCAACCTGCGCGGCGTCCGGGAGTCGGGGAAGATTTTCGCGGCCCCTACGTACCTGTTCATCGGGACCATTTTCGTGATGCTGGCCGCAGGATTCTGGCAGGTCCTCGCGGGACCGCCCTCCCGCGTCGATCCGCCCGCGGCGCCTTCCGGCCACGAGGTCGAGGGGCTGACGCTGTTTCTGCTCCTCCGGGCCTTCGCTTCCGGTTGCACCGCCCTCACCGGGGTCGAGACGATCTCCAACGGCGTCTCGGCCTTCAAGCGTCCGGAGTCGAAGAACGCCGCGCTGACGATGGTCGGGATGGCGGCGATCCTGGGGACCATGTTCCTGGGGATCAGCCTGCTGGCCTACTCTTACGGCATCCTGCCCAGGACCGACGAGACCGTCGTCTCCCAGATCGCCCGCCTGACGTTCGGCGAAGGGCCTCTGTACTACCTCGTGCAGGCCTCGACGATGCTGATCCTGATCCTGGCGGCGAACGGGGCCTTTGCGGGGTTCCCGCGGCTCGCCTCGATCCTGGCGCGGGACGGGTACATGCCGCACCAGATGGCGATCCTCGGCGACCGGCTCGTCTTTTCCAACGGCATCATCATCCTGGGCCTGTTCTCCTGCGTCCTCATCGTGCTGTTCCATGGCGACACCCACGCCCTCATCCCGCTCTACGCCGTCGGCGTGTTCCTTTCCTTCACCCTGTCCCAGGCCGGCATGGTCCATCGCTGGCTGGCCAAGCGGGGACCCCATTGGCGGAAAAAGCTCGCGATCAACGGCGTCGGGGCGGTCGCCACCGCCGTCGCGACCACGATCATCGCCAGCACCAAGTTCCTGCACGGAGCCTGGATCGTCGTGGCGCTTCTGCCGGCGATCATCTTCTGGTTCAGGTCCATCCGCGCCCATTACAAGGCGGTGGAAGAGCAGGTGTCCCTCACGCGCGACCTCCGGCCGCCGCCGCCCCGGCGCAACACCGTCATCATCCCGATCGGCGGCGTCAACCGGGCCGTGGTCCGGGCGGTGGACTATGCGCGCGGCCGCGCCTCGGACATCCGGGCGGTGCTCGTGGACGTGGACAAAGAGGAGACGGCGCGCACCCAGATCCAGTGGGCGCAATGGGGCTGCGGCGTGCACCTGGTCGTGCTGCCCTCCCCCTACCGGTCCGTGCTCGGCTCGCTGCTGGATTACATCGAGGAGCTGCTCGCCAAGGACCCGGACGGCTGGGTCACCGTGGTCATTCCGGAAATCCTGCCGGCCCGGTGGTGGCAGAGCATCCTGCACAACCAGCGCGCCCTCATGCTCAAGGCCGCGCTGCTCTTCAAGGAACGGGTCATCCTGACCGACGTCCCGTTCCACTTAGAGAGGTAACCGTGAAGCGTGAAACGTTACGCGTGACGCGTCATCACTGGCTGGGGAACTGTGGCCTGTTCACTGTGGCCGCGTGCGTTGTGTTCTCGGCACCCTCGGCGTTCGCGTTCAAGATCCTGGAGCCGGCGGAGAAGGCCGTCCTGAAGGCGGGACAGCCGGTCACCGTCAACGTGGACGTCGGCCGGGACCCCGGCATCGTGAGCGTCAAGTATTTCTGGTATCACGAGATGGACGAGACGCTCGTCGAGCAGGAGGAGGCCAAGGGCACCGGCCAGGCCAAGGAGGGCAAGCTGGCCGCCGAGAAATACTGGCAGAAGGACTTCGTGTACGGCAGCAACGTGGTCGCGATCGCCTCGCTCGTCGCCACCGCGGACGGCAAGCCTCCCTTCGGCGGCCCGCTCATGGTCCCGAAGCCGGCGATCGGGACGGTGCGGCTGCTGGCCGTCGCGGAGATCTCGCGCGGGCGGCTCGGCACGCGCACGGTGTTCGACGAGGTGCTCGTCAAGGTGGATCCCGGAGCGGATCTGACGGCCATCGAGTTCGAGACCGAAAAGCCGTTGCGGCTGGGACGGGCCGGACAGGCCTCCGCCTACGGCCAGGTGGATTCGCTCGGCAAGACGTTCGAGCTGCCGGTCGTGGGCGTCTTTGCCGACGGAGTCGAGCGGCCCATCAGCCCCCCCTCCACCGGCACGGCCTACCAGTCCTCGAACGACAAGGTCATCAGGGTGCTGCCGGAGGGCCTGCTCCAGATCGCGGGAAACGGCAGGACGACGCTCACCGTCACCAACCGCGGCAAGCAGGCCTCGTTGGACGTGATCGTGGAGGTCAACGACGAGCCGAACGAGCCGCCGACCGCGGACGCCGGCCCCAGCCGGACGGTCAAGGCCGGCACCAAGGTCAAGCTCAGCGGCCTCAAGAGCCGGGACCCGGAGGGCGAAGCCCTCTACTACTCCTGGAGCCAGGTGCGCGGGAGCAAGGTGGCGCTGCTGGACGTGAACATGCCCGAGGCCTCGTTCCTCGCCCCCCAGGTCTCCGAGAAGCGGCTTTACCGGTTCAAGCTGCGCGTGACCGACAAGAAGGGGGCGGACAGTCCGCCCGCCTATGTGGACGTGACCGTGGAACCGTAGCCCGAAACAACGCTGAACGATGAATGCTGAACGCTGATTAAGGAGCAATTTCTCAGCACCCAGCACTCATATTCTGCTTTCCCTTTTTGCTCGATTTGCCCTCTCTAGTCCCTTTCACTATACTGGCGGCTGTTTCGGCCACTGAAGACACTTCAAGGAGACGACGGGCGATGGCAACCGTGAAGGTGTCTTTGTCAGATGAGGAAATGCGGCGGCTGGAGGAGCTGAGCAAGCGGGAAGGCCTCACCGTAGCGCATCCTCCTCCAGATCGTACATCGGGAAGATGGCGGAGAAGCCGGCGATCTCGAAGACCTCCCGGCCCTGATCCTTCATTGCAAGCACATCAGTTTTGCCCCCTAGCGATACTCGCCGTCCCACAGTGCGCCCAGGAACTCCTGGTACGGGAGCACAGTCACCCCTGAGACTTCTCGCGCCCGCGGCTCCAGACTGACGCAGAGGTAGCGCTTGAGCCTCTGTTCTTCAGCCAGTGCCCGCAACGATTTGAAGTCCTGGGGTCCCACATTGTCCTTGGCCTTGACCTCCACCGCCGTGTGATCACCCAGGATGAAGTCCACCTCGAACCCGGACGTGGACCGCCAATAGGCCAGCGATTCTCCGGAAACGTAATCGCTATAGCTCCTGATCTCGTGCATGATACAGGTTTCCAGCGCCTCGCCGAATTCCGGCGTCCCGCGGCGGAACTCACGTCCCTGGAGCGTCGCCACAACTCCCACGTCGAAAAAGTAGTACTTCGAGGAGGCCAGCGGCTTGCGCTTCTTCGACTTCCTCCAAGCCGGCAACTCATGCAACACTAGAGTATCTTTCAATATCTCGAAATATTCATATACGGTCGTACGCGGAACCTGCGCATCATTCGACACCTTGGTAAAGTTGACGATCGTCCCGTTACAGAGCGCCGCCACCTTGAGGAAGCGGCTAAATGCCGGCACGTTACGGGTCGCACCCTCCGCCACGATTTCCTGCTGGAGATAGGCCCCCGCGTAAGCCTCGAGGTCCGCGCGGGGATCGTCCGAAAAGTAGATGGACGGGAGCAACCCTCTGGCGATTGCGCGCTGCAGGTCAAAGCGATCACCCAACTCTCGGCAGGTCAAGGGATGCAAGTATTTCGTCCGTGCCCGCCCCCCCAGCAGATTGACGCCCCCCCCGCGCAGCTTCCTGGCGCTTGAGCCGGTGAGGAGGAACCGAATCCCTCGCTGCTCGATGAGGCGATGTACCTCGTTCAGCAGGCCGGGCAATCGCTGAACCTCGTCGATGACGACGATCTGCTCCTTCGCGGTTATTTCCTCCGCTAGTCGTCCCGGCGCGCGGCTTAACGCCAGGAAGATTGACGAGTCGAGCAGATCGTACACGCGCACGTCCTTCAGATTGCGTGCAATCAGGAAGCTCTTTCCGGTCTGGCGGGGGCCGAAGAGGAAGTGGGATTTCTTCTCCAACAGCCCGCGAAGGTCGAGAGTTCGGTCGATAACAGGAGGGGTATCCGCCATGGAAGCGGATGATATCATGTGACGATTCTGTCGTCAAATATCATGACATATGACGACAGTTTCGTCACTTATCGGGCTTAGAGCGGGGCGAGGAAACTCCTTCAAGGGACAGGGAAAGAGGCGTTCATCCTTGCCTCATTGAAAGCTTCGGAGCGCGTCGTCTTCCACCTCGTACATCGGGAAGATGGCGGAGAAGCCGGCGATCTCGAACACCTCGCGGATCTGGTCCTTGAGCGAGGTCAGCACGATCCGGCCGTTCGCGGCCTTGAGCCGCTTGGCCGCCATGAGCAGCACCCGCAGGCCGGCGCTGCTGATGTAGTCCAATTGCAGGAAGTTGAAGACGAACTTGGTCTCCCCCCCCTCGATCAGGGCCAGCAGCTTTTCCTCCAGCCCGGGCGCGCTGCTCGCGTCCAGCCGGCCCTTGAGCGCCAGCAGCATGACCGGGCCTTTTTTTTGTCCCGTCATTTCCATCCCTTGGTCTCCCTCGTTGCTTCTTTCCGTCCCCCGGTCCCCAACAAAACCCGGCTCATTCCGTCACCCGTTTCCACAGCAGGAGGCGGTTCTTCCCCTGCCGCCGCTCGTACGCCAGCCGGTCCATCAGCTTGCGGGTCAGGTGGATGCCCAGGCCGCCCACCTGCCGCTCCTCGATCGGCTTGGTCACGTCCGGCTCCGGCGCCTCCAGCGGGTTAAACGGCTTCCCGTCGTCCTCGACCTCCGCCGTCACTTCCCCGTCGCCGATCGACAGGCGCAGGTTGATCTGATGGTCGGCCTGGTCGTCGTACCCGTAGGAGATGATGTTCGTGACGATCTCGTCCAGGGCCAGGTTGAGCGCGTAGAGGGTCTTCTCCGGCAGACGGTGGCCCTCCCCGAACGAGGTGACCGCCTCGCTCAAGCGCTCCAGCTCCGAGAGCCGGTTGTGCAGCGTGACCACCACGGCCTCGGTCATCGGTTCCCCCGATCTTCCGTCACCCGCGCAAGTACCGTAAGGCCAGGAGCGTGATGTCGTCCGCCTGAAGCTCGCCCGCCGCGTGGCTCCGCACCTCCGCGATCACGTCCTCGACGATCTCCCGCGGCGTGCCGCCCTGAATCCTGAGCAAGAGCTGCTTCAGGCGTGCATCCGTGAACAGATTTCCGTTGCCGTCCATGGCCTCGGTGACCCCGTCCGTGTACAACAACAGCCCCTCGCTCCCCCTCATGCGCACCCGCCGGACCGGATAGTCGTTGTCCGGGAACACGCCCAGCGCCATGCCGCCCGGATTCTCCAGCAGCGCCACGCTCCCGAGGCCGGACAGGACGTAGGGGACGTTGTGGCCGGCGTTGGCGTACTCCAGCTCCCCGGTCCTCGTATTGAGGATGCCGTAGAACACGGTCACGAACATGGCCGAATCGTTGTCCGGACAGAGGAGGTTGTTGACCTTCCGCAGACATTCGCCGGGATCCACCCCCTGCATGGCCGTCGCCTTGAGCATCGTGCGGCTCACGGCCATGAAGATCGCGGCCGGGACGCCCTTGCCGGACACGTCGGCGATCACCAGCCCCAGCCGGTCCTCGTCAATCAGGAAGAAGTCGTAGAAATCGCCCCCCATCTCGCGGGCCGGGATCGTCTCGGCGTAGAGCCCGAAGTCCTCCCGGTCCGGGAACGGCGGGAAGGTCCGGGGCAGGATGGAGCGCTGGATGTCGCTGGCGATCCGCAGCTCGCTTCCGATCCGCTCCTTCTCCTCCATGGTCTGGCGAAGCTGCTCGGTCCGCTCCACGACCCGCTGTTCCAGGAGCTGGTTGGCGTTCCGGAGTTCCTGCTGCTGGGACTCGATGACGGCCTTCATCTGCTCGAAGGCTTCCGTGATGTGGACCACTTCGTCTCCGGAGCGGTGACCCGCGGCCCGGCCGGACAGGTAGGGCCGTTCGCCCACGAACGCCTGCATCTTCCCTTCGAGGGCCCGGAGCGGCTGGGTCACCGTCCGCCGGCTCCCGACCGCCACGATCGCGAAGACCAGCGCGCACATGACGCCCCCGCCGGCCAGCGTGAGCATGAGGTCGAGGTCGCTCTCCTCCAGGTATTTGTCCATGGGCATGGTGATCTCCAGCCCGCCCATCACGTCGTTGAGCTTGAAATCGTGCTTGGGACTGTCCGGGTGCCCGTTGTGACAGGTCACGCAGGACTGGGCGGAGGCCAGGTCGGCGCTGAGGACGCGGAGGACGGCGCGCCCCTCGACCGTGTCGGAGCGGATGAACGGCTGATCCGGATGCTGGAGCAGGTACGCGAACCCGTCCTGCTGGAACTGGTCCCTGACGCCCTTCTCCTTGTTGATGGCCCAGGGGCTGATGAGGTTCGCCGTGAACCCGTTGCGGGCCTTGGCCGTCTGCTCCGACACCTCCCGCACGAAGGTCGCGGGCAGCGGGAAGCGCCCGTGCGCCTCCTTGTAGTCCGGTCCGAACGTCGCGCCCATCTCCTTCGCGCGCGGGACGATGACCGAGGCATAGTACTGCCGGTCGGCCATGATCTGGCGGGTGATGCTCTTGGCCCTAGTCGAGAGCTTCTCCCTGAGGTCGGCCGTGATCCGGGCGTGCTCCACGACCGCCGCGACCATCGAAAGGAGGGCGATGAGCGGCACGGTCAGGACGATCAGCTTGGTTCCGACCTTCCAGTCCTGCCTGGCCCAGACCCGGTGCAGGAGCGACCGTTTGCCGGAAGTTCCCGACGTCATGATCCGATCCTCACCCGTCAGACGTACGTGCGCCGGAGCAGCGCGGCCGCGCTCTCGTCGAGCAGCTCGCCGCGCCGGACCTCTTCGAACCGGCCCAGCAGGTCGGCCACCCGCAGGCGCCGCTTGTCCGCCCCGCGGAAGTCGTGGATGATCCGGCCCCGGTGCATCATGATGAGCCGGTCTCCGAGGTTGACCGCCTGGTGCATGGAATGGGTCACCATCAGGGTCGTCAGCTTGTCGCGCGAGACGATCGCCTCGGTCAGCCGGATCACGAGGTCGGCGCTCTTCGGGTCCAGCGCCGCCGTGTGCTCGTCGAGGAGCAGGAGCTTGGGCTTCCGCCAGGTCGCCATGAGCAGCGTGAGCGCCTGCCGCTGCCCCCCGGACAGGGAGCCGATGGCGTTGCCCAGCCGGCCCTCCAGGCCCATGCCCAGGCTGCCGACCCGCTCCCGCAGGTCCCGGACGAGATCGGACCGCAGCGCCCAGCCCAGGCCCCGCCCCTGCCCGCGCCGCGCGGCCAGGGCGAAATTTTCCGCGATGGACATGGAGGGGGCGGTGCCGCTGAAGGGATTCTGGAACACCCGGCCGATCAACGCGGCGCGGCGGTGCTCGGGCCACTTCGTGATGTCCTCGCCGGCCAGGCGGATCGTCCCCCGGTCCACGAGGAAGGTGCCGGCCACCGCGTTGAGGAGGCTCGTCTTCCCCGACCCGTTGGTCCCGAGCACGATCACGAATTCCCCTTCCTGGATCGAGAGGTCCACCGACCGGAGCGGGCGCACCTCGTTGGGCGTGCCCGGGTGGAAGGTCTTGGAGAGGGCGGCCGCGTCAAGCATGGGCCATCCCCCCTTTCCTGGCCCGCAGGCGGCCCAGCAGCTTGGGCAGGAAGGCCGGCACGACGAGGGCCAGGAAGACGAAGCCGGCCGTGACCAGCTTGAGGTCGTTGGGATCGAGCCCCCACCGCAGGGCGATCGCCACGAGCAGCCGGAAGAGCACGGCCCCCATGATCGCGCCGGCGATCGTCAGCCCCACCCGCCCGCTCCCGACCAGGGCCTCGCCGATGATGACGCTGGCCAGGCCCCAGACCACCATGCCGATGCCCATCTGCACGTCCGCGAACCCCTGGTACTGGGCCAGCAGGGCCCCGGAGAGGGCGATCAACCCGTTCGAGAGGGCCAGCCCGAGCACCGTCATCGTCTCCACGTCCGCCCCCAGGGCGCGGACCATCTGCTGATTGTCCCCGGTCGCCCGCATGGCCGTGCCGAGGTTCGTGTGTAGGAACAGGTCGAGCAGCCAGGCCGCAAGCACGAGGCCGGCGAACACCAACAGCAGCAGGGCCAGGTCGCGGGACGCCGTCTCCCAGCCGAACAGGGTGACGCTCGCCTCCCCGAACAGCCCCGAGCCCAGCCGGTCCGCAGAAGCCGTCACGGTCGGGACGGAGAGCAGCGGCACGTTGCTCTTTCCCATGATGTGCAGGTTGACCGAGTAGAGGGCGGTCATGACCAGGATGCCGGAGAGCAGCCCGTGAATCTTGAACTTGGTATGGAGCAGGCCGGTTGTGGCGCCGGCCAGCAGGCCGCCGGCGAAGCCGGCCGCCGTGGCCGCGAGCGGCGGCGCGCCCGCCACGAGCAGCGTCGCGGCCAGGGCGGCGCCCAGCGTGAAGGAGCCGTCCGCCGTGATGTCCGGGAAGTTGAAGATGCGGAAGCTGACGTAGACGCCCATCGCCAGCAGCGAGAGGATCAGGCCGATCGTCAGCGCGCCGACCAGCAGCGTCATGCCCCGCCCTTCTCCACGGCGACCTCGCCGATCGGCCCCACCCAGCAGGCCCCCCGCACGAACTCGCTCTGCCCCGCCCCGACGATGTCCCGCTCGTCGTTCACGA from the Nitrospirota bacterium genome contains:
- a CDS encoding AAA family ATPase; amino-acid sequence: MEKKSHFLFGPRQTGKSFLIARNLKDVRVYDLLDSSIFLALSRAPGRLAEEITAKEQIVVIDEVQRLPGLLNEVHRLIEQRGIRFLLTGSSARKLRGGGVNLLGGRARTKYLHPLTCRELGDRFDLQRAIARGLLPSIYFSDDPRADLEAYAGAYLQQEIVAEGATRNVPAFSRFLKVAALCNGTIVNFTKVSNDAQVPRTTVYEYFEILKDTLVLHELPAWRKSKKRKPLASSKYYFFDVGVVATLQGREFRRGTPEFGEALETCIMHEIRSYSDYVSGESLAYWRSTSGFEVDFILGDHTAVEVKAKDNVGPQDFKSLRALAEEQRLKRYLCVSLEPRAREVSGVTVLPYQEFLGALWDGEYR
- a CDS encoding STAS domain-containing protein; this encodes MEMTGQKKGPVMLLALKGRLDASSAPGLEEKLLALIEGGETKFVFNFLQLDYISSAGLRVLLMAAKRLKAANGRIVLTSLKDQIREVFEIAGFSAIFPMYEVEDDALRSFQ
- a CDS encoding ATP-binding protein; translated protein: MTEAVVVTLHNRLSELERLSEAVTSFGEGHRLPEKTLYALNLALDEIVTNIISYGYDDQADHQINLRLSIGDGEVTAEVEDDGKPFNPLEAPEPDVTKPIEERQVGGLGIHLTRKLMDRLAYERRQGKNRLLLWKRVTE
- a CDS encoding SpoIIE family protein phosphatase — encoded protein: MTSGTSGKRSLLHRVWARQDWKVGTKLIVLTVPLIALLSMVAAVVEHARITADLREKLSTRAKSITRQIMADRQYYASVIVPRAKEMGATFGPDYKEAHGRFPLPATFVREVSEQTAKARNGFTANLISPWAINKEKGVRDQFQQDGFAYLLQHPDQPFIRSDTVEGRAVLRVLSADLASAQSCVTCHNGHPDSPKHDFKLNDVMGGLEITMPMDKYLEESDLDLMLTLAGGGVMCALVFAIVAVGSRRTVTQPLRALEGKMQAFVGERPYLSGRAAGHRSGDEVVHITEAFEQMKAVIESQQQELRNANQLLEQRVVERTEQLRQTMEEKERIGSELRIASDIQRSILPRTFPPFPDREDFGLYAETIPAREMGGDFYDFFLIDEDRLGLVIADVSGKGVPAAIFMAVSRTMLKATAMQGVDPGECLRKVNNLLCPDNDSAMFVTVFYGILNTRTGELEYANAGHNVPYVLSGLGSVALLENPGGMALGVFPDNDYPVRRVRMRGSEGLLLYTDGVTEAMDGNGNLFTDARLKQLLLRIQGGTPREIVEDVIAEVRSHAAGELQADDITLLALRYLRG
- a CDS encoding ATP-binding cassette domain-containing protein produces the protein MLDAAALSKTFHPGTPNEVRPLRSVDLSIQEGEFVIVLGTNGSGKTSLLNAVAGTFLVDRGTIRLAGEDITKWPEHRRAALIGRVFQNPFSGTAPSMSIAENFALAARRGQGRGLGWALRSDLVRDLRERVGSLGMGLEGRLGNAIGSLSGGQRQALTLLMATWRKPKLLLLDEHTAALDPKSADLVIRLTEAIVSRDKLTTLMVTHSMHQAVNLGDRLIMMHRGRIIHDFRGADKRRLRVADLLGRFEEVRRGELLDESAAALLRRTYV
- a CDS encoding ABC transporter permease — translated: MTLLVGALTIGLILSLLAMGVYVSFRIFNFPDITADGSFTLGAALAATLLVAGAPPLAATAAGFAGGLLAGATTGLLHTKFKIHGLLSGILVMTALYSVNLHIMGKSNVPLLSVPTVTASADRLGSGLFGEASVTLFGWETASRDLALLLLVFAGLVLAAWLLDLFLHTNLGTAMRATGDNQQMVRALGADVETMTVLGLALSNGLIALSGALLAQYQGFADVQMGIGMVVWGLASVIIGEALVGSGRVGLTIAGAIMGAVLFRLLVAIALRWGLDPNDLKLVTAGFVFLALVVPAFLPKLLGRLRARKGGMAHA